The proteins below come from a single Acinonyx jubatus isolate Ajub_Pintada_27869175 chromosome A1, VMU_Ajub_asm_v1.0, whole genome shotgun sequence genomic window:
- the TRIM11 gene encoding E3 ubiquitin-protein ligase TRIM11, whose amino-acid sequence MAAPDLSTNLQEEATCAICLDYFTDPVMTDCGHNFCRECIRRCWGQPEGPYACPECREVSPQRNLRPNRPLAKMAEMARRLHPPSPVPQGVCAAHREPLAAFCGDELRLLCAACERSGEHWTHRVRPLQDAADDLKGKLEKSLEHLRKQMEDALLFQAQAEETCALWQKMVESQRQNVLAEFERLRRLLAEEEQRLLQRLEEEELEVLPPLRESAARLGQQSAQLAELIAELEGRCQLPALGLLQDIRDTLRRVQDVKLQPPEVVPMEMRTVCRVPGLVEALRKFRGDVTLDPDTANPELVLSEDRRSVRRGDLRQALPDSPERFDPGPCVLGQEALTSGRHYWEVEVGERASWALGVCRETANRKEKGELFAGNGFWILVFLGSYYNSSERAFAPLRNPPRRVGIFLDYEAGHLSFYSATDGSLLYAFPETPFSGTLRALFSPLSSSPTPMTICRLKGGPGDALAPQ is encoded by the exons ATGGCCGCCCCCGACCTGTCCACCAACCTCCAGGAGGAGGCCACCTGCGCCATCTGCCTTGACTACTTCACCGACCCCGTGATGACCGACTGTGGCCACAACTTCTGCCGCGAGTGCATCCGGCGCTGCTGGGGCCAGCCCGAAGGCCCGTACGCCTGCCCCGAGTGCCGCGAGGTGTCCCCGCAGAGGAACCTGCGGCCCAACCGCCCGCTCGCCAAGATGGCCGAGATGGCGCGGCGCCTGCACCCGCCGTCGCCCGTCCCGCAGGGCGTGTGCGCCGCGCACCGCGAGCCTCTGGCTGCCTTCTGCGGCGACGAGCTGCGCCTGCTGTGCGCCGCCTGCGAGCGCTCGGGGGAGCACTGGACGCACCGCGTGCGCCCGCTGCAGGATGCGGCCGACGACCTCAAG GGTAAACTGGAGAAGTCCCTAGAGCATCTGCGGAAGCAAATGGAGGACGCGCTGCTGTTCCAGGCCCAGGCCGAGGAGACCTGTGCCTTGTGGCAG AAGATGGTGGAGAGCCAGCGGCAGAACGTGCTGGCGGAGTTCGAGAGGCTGCGCCGGCTGCTGGCAGAGGAGGAGCAGCGGCTGctgcagaggctggaggaggaggagctggaggtcCTGCCCCCACTGCGGGAGAGCGCTGCCCGCCTGGGTCAGCAGAGCGCGCAGCTGGCCGAGCTCATCGCGGAGCTGGAGGGGCGCTGCCAGCTGCCTGCGCTGGGGCTGCTGCAG GACATCAGGGACACCTTGCGCAG GGTCCAGGACGTGAAGCTGCAGCCGCCTGAGGTGGTGCCCATGGAGATGAGGACGGTGTGCAGGGTCCCGGGGCTGGTGGAGGCCCTGCGGAAGTTCCGAG GGGATGTGACCCTGGATCCTGACACCGCCAACCCCGAGCTGGTCCTGTCAGAGGACAGGAGGAGCGTGCGGCGGGGGGACCTGCGGCAGGCGCTGCCCGACAGTCCCGAGCGCTTCGACCCCGGGCCCTGCGTGCTGGGCCAGGAGGCCCTCACGTCGGGTCGTCATTactgggaggtggaggtgggggagcggGCCAGCTGGGCGCTGGGCGTCTGCAGGGAGACGGCCAACCGCAAGGAGAAGGGCGAGCTGTTTGCCGGCAATGGCTTCTGGATCCTGGTGTTCCTGGGCAGCTACTACAACTCATCTGAGCGCGCCTTCGCCCCACTGCGCAACCCGCCGCGGCGCGTGGGCATCTTTCTGGACTACGAGGCTGGGCACCTGTCCTTCTACAGCGCCACTGATGGCTCCCTCTTGTATGCCTTCCCTGAGACCCCCTTCTCGGGGACCCTGCGGGCCCTTTTCTCACCTCTGTCCAGCAGCCCCACGCCCATGACCATCTGCAGGCTGAAAGGTGGGCCCGGGGATGCGCTGGCTCCCCAGTGA